A stretch of the Merismopedia glauca CCAP 1448/3 genome encodes the following:
- a CDS encoding NAD(P)H-quinone oxidoreductase subunit 4 — protein KKGVWERWYALIIGLIDFILIVAAFYTGYDFSNPGLQLVESYPWVPQLDLNWSLGVDGISMPLVLLTGFITTLAVLAAWPVTLKPKLFYFLLLVMYGGQIAVFAVQDMLLFFLVWELELIPVYLLLSIWGGKRRLYAATKFILYTAGGSLFILVAALAMAFYGDNVTFDMRAIANKDFALNVQLALYAGLLIAYAVKLPIFPLHTWLPDAHGEATAPVHMLLAGILLKMGGYALIRMNAGLLPDAHAVFAPVLVVLGVVNIVYAALTSFAQRNLKRKIAYSSISHMGFVLIGLGSFTELGLSGAVLQMVSHGLIGASLFFLVGATYDRTHTLMLDEMGGIGKKMSKMFAMWTACSMASLALPGMSGFVAELMVFVGFSNSDAYSLPFKVTIVFLAAVGVILTPIYLLSMLREICYGPENKQLVEHEALIDAEPREVFIIACLLVPIIGIGLYPKILTQIYDSTTTQLTARLRDSVPTLAQKQSPNTPPMGMLNPQMSVVAPAIQPQD, from the coding sequence ATAAAAAAGGAGTTTGGGAGCGCTGGTATGCTCTAATAATCGGATTAATCGACTTTATCTTGATCGTAGCTGCCTTTTACACTGGTTACGACTTCAGCAATCCTGGATTACAGCTAGTTGAGAGTTACCCCTGGGTGCCCCAACTAGATTTAAATTGGTCTTTGGGAGTAGATGGGATTTCTATGCCTCTAGTCCTACTGACTGGATTTATTACTACCTTAGCGGTTTTAGCCGCTTGGCCAGTTACATTAAAGCCTAAGCTGTTTTATTTTCTACTTTTGGTGATGTACGGCGGTCAAATCGCCGTTTTTGCGGTTCAGGATATGCTCTTGTTCTTCCTAGTCTGGGAACTAGAACTGATTCCTGTCTATCTGTTGCTGTCAATTTGGGGCGGGAAGCGGCGCTTGTATGCTGCGACCAAATTTATCCTATATACGGCTGGAGGCTCTCTCTTTATCCTCGTAGCTGCCTTAGCGATGGCTTTTTATGGAGATAACGTCACCTTTGATATGCGAGCGATCGCTAACAAGGATTTCGCCCTTAATGTGCAATTGGCTCTGTATGCGGGTTTATTAATCGCTTACGCTGTCAAACTACCCATCTTTCCCTTACATACTTGGCTGCCAGATGCTCATGGTGAAGCAACGGCACCTGTACATATGTTGCTAGCGGGAATTCTTTTAAAAATGGGAGGATACGCGCTGATAAGAATGAATGCAGGTTTATTACCCGACGCTCATGCCGTATTTGCTCCCGTACTGGTGGTTTTGGGAGTAGTTAACATCGTCTATGCAGCTTTGACTTCTTTCGCCCAAAGAAATCTGAAGCGGAAAATCGCCTATTCTTCGATTTCGCACATGGGATTTGTATTAATTGGCTTGGGTTCCTTTACAGAACTTGGTTTAAGTGGCGCTGTCTTGCAAATGGTTTCTCACGGACTGATTGGCGCGAGTTTGTTCTTTTTGGTAGGAGCCACATACGATCGCACCCATACCCTAATGTTGGATGAAATGGGCGGTATTGGCAAAAAGATGAGTAAAATGTTTGCCATGTGGACAGCTTGCTCAATGGCATCTTTAGCTTTGCCAGGAATGAGTGGATTTGTGGCAGAGTTGATGGTATTTGTCGGTTTTTCTAATAGCGATGCTTACAGCCTTCCTTTCAAAGTCACTATCGTCTTTTTGGCTGCTGTAGGAGTGATTTTAACTCCAATTTATCTCCTGTCGATGCTGCGAGAGATTTGTTATGGACCAGAAAACAAGCAATTAGTAGAACATGAAGCGCTCATAGATGCTGAACCGAGAGAAGTGTTTATTATTGCCTGTTTGTTAGTTCCCATCATCGGAATTGGGTTATATCCCAAAATACTGACTCAGATTTACGACTCTACTACCACACAATTAACTGCGAGATTGCGAGATTCTGTACCTACTCTGGCGCAAAAGCAATCTCCTAACACTCCTCCAATGGGGATGCTCAATCCACAAATGTCGGTAGTAGCACCTGCTATTCAACCTCAAGATTAG
- a CDS encoding bifunctional serine/threonine-protein kinase/formylglycine-generating enzyme family protein, producing the protein MQYCHNPNCQQPVNPFGVEFCQSCGEKIKWLQDRYNIIQLLGRGEFSQTYLATDTQDRFGDCTIKQLIPTRKMQYSPEIFQTAKDTFKERARQLSQLPSHPQIGRVIDYFEEGNNLYLVREYIPGKNLKEEIENTGNFNEVKIWQLLQDLLPVLSLIHEANLIHGNLKPENIILRLNSDLVTHSYVLLDLEIPQVGLPHPNLAYAPIEQVRGSGFPASDLYSLGVCCARLLTGCFPEANEGDELYDGMEGTWLWRWLPGGKDVSPQLVEVLQGLLVETVKNRYQSAKQLLATIQTYQQQTEVLVGSTDQDSVEQRSPLPIVYPAIATNPNFPLDECSFRVVKVGHQGQQIDTTQHSAKFFTENLGEGINLDMVYIPGGTYQMGSPATEAGRFDSESPQHQVTVSPFFLGKFAVTQRQWEKIMQAKPSHFRGPDRPVEQVSWHEAVEFCQRLSQKTKKNYRLPTEAEWEYAAKAATTTPFCYGETLTTDLANYDGTQIYGSGSKGIYRRQTINVGNFPPNQFGLYEMHGNVWEWCADPWHENYEGAPTDSSIWSASSEEQYKVLRGGSCGNHPRFCRSSERGKGLADYWYYVIGFRVACS; encoded by the coding sequence ATGCAATACTGTCATAATCCCAATTGTCAACAACCAGTCAATCCTTTTGGAGTAGAATTTTGCCAAAGTTGCGGTGAAAAAATTAAATGGCTGCAAGATAGATATAATATCATTCAATTGCTGGGCAGGGGAGAATTTAGTCAGACTTATCTAGCTACAGATACTCAAGATAGATTTGGAGACTGTACGATCAAGCAATTGATTCCAACCAGGAAAATGCAATACAGTCCAGAAATTTTTCAGACAGCTAAAGACACTTTTAAAGAAAGAGCGCGTCAATTATCTCAATTACCATCTCATCCCCAAATTGGTAGAGTAATCGATTACTTTGAAGAAGGTAATAATCTCTATCTAGTCAGAGAGTATATACCAGGAAAAAATCTCAAAGAAGAAATTGAGAATACAGGTAACTTTAATGAAGTCAAGATTTGGCAACTACTGCAAGATTTATTACCTGTTTTATCATTAATTCATGAAGCCAATCTGATTCATGGCAACCTTAAACCAGAAAACATCATACTTCGTCTAAATTCTGACTTAGTTACCCATAGTTACGTCCTACTTGACTTGGAAATTCCTCAAGTAGGTTTACCGCACCCTAATCTAGCCTATGCTCCCATAGAACAAGTCCGTGGTAGTGGATTCCCTGCAAGTGATTTATATAGTTTAGGGGTTTGTTGTGCGCGCTTACTGACAGGCTGTTTCCCCGAAGCTAATGAGGGTGATGAACTTTATGATGGTATGGAAGGTACTTGGTTGTGGCGCTGGTTGCCAGGAGGTAAGGACGTTAGCCCACAACTAGTTGAAGTTTTACAGGGATTATTAGTCGAAACAGTCAAAAATAGATACCAATCGGCGAAACAATTACTAGCCACTATTCAAACATATCAGCAACAGACAGAAGTATTAGTAGGCTCCACCGACCAAGACAGTGTAGAGCAGCGATCGCCTTTACCTATAGTTTATCCCGCGATCGCTACCAACCCCAATTTCCCTCTAGATGAGTGTAGCTTTAGAGTCGTCAAAGTTGGGCATCAAGGTCAGCAAATTGATACAACTCAACATAGTGCTAAGTTTTTCACCGAAAACTTAGGGGAAGGAATTAACTTAGACATGGTTTACATCCCTGGTGGAACTTATCAAATGGGTTCTCCAGCCACAGAAGCCGGACGATTTGACAGTGAGAGTCCCCAGCACCAAGTGACGGTTTCTCCCTTCTTCCTGGGCAAGTTTGCTGTCACTCAAAGGCAATGGGAAAAGATTATGCAGGCTAAACCATCCCATTTTCGCGGTCCAGATCGTCCTGTAGAACAAGTATCTTGGCATGAAGCAGTAGAGTTTTGTCAGAGACTGTCTCAAAAAACCAAAAAGAATTATAGGTTACCCACGGAAGCAGAGTGGGAATATGCGGCGAAAGCAGCTACAACCACCCCGTTTTGCTATGGAGAAACCCTAACTACAGATTTAGCTAACTATGATGGGACGCAGATATATGGTTCTGGAAGTAAAGGCATTTATCGCCGTCAAACTATAAATGTGGGCAACTTTCCCCCCAATCAGTTTGGATTGTATGAGATGCATGGTAACGTTTGGGAATGGTGCGCCGATCCCTGGCATGAAAACTATGAAGGCGCACCTACTGATAGCAGTATTTGGTCAGCAAGTTCAGAAGAGCAATATAAAGTATTAAGAGGTGGTTCCTGTGGAAATCATCCTCGTTTTTGTCGTTCTAGCGAACGCGGTAAGGGTTTAGCCGATTACTGGTATTACGTGATTGGATTTAGGGTAGCTTGTTCTTAG